A section of the Acanthopagrus latus isolate v.2019 chromosome 20, fAcaLat1.1, whole genome shotgun sequence genome encodes:
- the LOC119009908 gene encoding breast cancer type 1 susceptibility protein homolog isoform X1 — MKTPIATDVKKGISVLWETLQCPICLDLMETPVSTKCDHQFCKFCMMKLLDNTKQNRANCPVCKAKITKRSLQESPGFQRLVAGLQDMIQAYEHDTGTNFVTGLAQQEQQSGVIDAEATKHCDEMSSGDKPCSDRDNFENVDDDDLPKSCSSTVAAQNGFARLMELEDTSPLTTENEGLDSGLGEAPPTSDKKMHSSTDNLKPLETETSDIVEKATSTRKTREKMRVSELEESSLHPLLIPDETEHPPLRKSSRKKRKKDSEPDKILDQKQKKSLEKVAEWLMKVPTEGSLELEKPDDDTDDSDSCSSDSTIDVRQHNSDVYHKRENHAKALEEQVFGAVYKRGRRMNRSTSPGNVFVKPLKTKVRTTPDFSMKTTSDDKSDSDIEEEQQMTEEVKDTSSDILKEAEEMAVMEENDVDKYEEDLTNFTESDKNNDKEEVPCPVSDIGQPERKSMKRTRNTQQQVDSDLLEQTKSESTEQKKVDKRKGKNTKSEKCKPARVTKPLVLVEVQNGETSPKTRPRSEEVQVHIENYPSSEDQDIHVTRITRRSRRLQVFTEEVQEDHKKANLKTPKVPKKVSKVAEQSKGTKGGTVVNTASPTNKNMTKAPERNGCIYDQDLGGIENVESGEKTPFMGPQDNANESIAEVPNPETLSKASPACYVPAVPSSISPAEAAAVDPTFESHSPNHIQLDNSACETECAGIENEEDKNDSELDTEQLLRSFKATKRKSFHLGGPNVKRSRSSDQENFQCTELGKNRLHTKLSEITNKEALRDHENLSGSDFISPSISPRLRTNTVVEKTDQGVVEASIPESRCSGQDNSGGNGVSRNSISSPLTPNKVSKREIESPHLSVVPEVVDSGLHFVAVEQEQLNEPKQLYCPMSEERESITVASASLKHSVTNTEQILNTESSLTPDGLGIPIIQIVDEAKSSSNGSGELSAQSSIKPMPRKRTRAQRLESSSDSSACSGEDLPTLNEIFGTSAPPAAATQDQGKSDKANRRKGLGAGGGAQLSRPPACPSPDFVNSSQASVDLFGTPDDCDVAVNDPSVSVESSQFSSEVLVTQQKIEMKNELVRLEKLMALVSEVLQEKEGSPAKEIPSKTNQSSKITGPDAHRPLRCEQDTGSDRKAVVEAEQEPNMRPSDRKAVTQPGASKHGSMAEIAAQHSTHAGPSVKGTAASKTLSSSSAAKTLKSNVSPSDGQEDKENSTPPSERSKAKMVLVSSGLGPSEQILVKKFAKQVGARVVSQVTAEVTHVIMHTDEQLVCERTLKYFLGIAGRKWVVSSLWISECFKQKKVLDESLFEVRGDVVNGSNHQGPMRARTTEDNNLLMNGYKICFQGPFTDMTTDEMEWMVELCGAAVVRDPLLLDSKQKSHQLVIVQPGSESPSSRYSIRFPSGHAAVSGCTSVDIPAGAPDPAPTCPLVPGLECARACGRTYRTVTAWMKWQPLPAQRIRRVPDKSGGE; from the exons ATGAAAACCCCAATAGCCACAGATGTTAAAAAGGGGATTTCAGTCCTCTGGGAGACTCTACAGTGTCCAATATG CTTGGATTTAATGGAGACACCTGTGTCTACTAAGTGTGACCATCAGTTTTGCAA ATTTTGTATGATGAAACTTTTGGACAACACCAAACAAAACAGGGCTAACTGTCCTGTGTGTAAAGCCAAGATAACCAAAAG GAGCTTACAGGAGAGTCCTGGTTTTCAGAGACTTGTCGCAGGACTGCAGGACATGATACAGGCATATGAACATGACACTGGGACAAATT tcGTAACTGGATTGgcacagcaagaacaacaaTCAGG GGTCATAGATGCTGAAGCTACCAAACATTGTGATGAGATGTCATCTGGAGACAAACCTTGCTCTGACCGTGAcaactttgaaaatgttgacGATGATGATCTTCCCAAGTCTTGTTCCTCAACTGTTGCAG CCCAGAATGGATTTGCAAGACTTATGGAGCTTGAAGACACAAGTCCTTtgacaacagaaaatgaaggcCTGGACAGTGGCCTTGGGGAGGCTCCACCAACATCTGACAAGAAAATGCACAGCTCTACAGATAATTTGAAACcactggaaacagaaacatcagatattGTGGAAAAGGCAACATCAACTCGCAAAacgagagagaaaatgagagttTCTGAATTGGAGGAATCCTCCCTTCATCCATTATTAATTCCAGACGAGACTGAACACCCTCCTTTAAGAAAGTCCTCAAGGAAGAAACGGAAAAAGGATTCGGAGCCTGACAAGATTCTTGaccaaaaacagaagaaaagtcTAGAGAAAGTTGCTGAGTGGCTCATGAAAGTTCCAACTGAAGGAAGTCTCGAGTTGGAGAAACCCGATGACGACACAGATGACTCTGACAGCTGTTCTTCTGATTCAACAATAGATGTCAGGCAACACAATAGTGATGTGTATCATAAAAGGGAGAATCATGCCAAAGCCCTTGAAGAGCAGGTGTTCGGGGCTGTCTATAAACGAGGGCGAAGAATGAACAGGAGCACCTCTCCTGGTAATGTTTTTGTCAAACCATTGAAAACTAAAGTTAGAACGACACCTGATTTTAGCATGAAAACAACCTCTGATGATAAAAGTGACAGCGATATAGAGGAAGAGCAACAAATGACAGAAGAAGTAAAGGACACcagcagtgacattttgaaagaagcagaagagatgGCCGTCATGGAGGAAAATGATGTTGACAAATATGAGGAAGACTTGACCAACTTCACAGAAAGTGACAAGAATAATGACAAAGAGGAGGTTCCCTGTCCTGTGTCTGATATTGGACAACCAGAAAGAAAGTCAATGAAAAGGACGCGAAACACTCAGCAACAGGTTGACAGCGATCTTCTGGAGCAAACTAAGTCAGAAAGCACTGAACAAAAGAAAGTTGACAAAAGgaaaggtaaaaacacaaagtcgGAAAAATGCAAGCCTGCGAGAGTGACAAAACCCCTTGTTCTGGTTGAAGTTCAAAATGGAGAAACCAGTCCTAAGACCCGACCAAGGTCAGAAGAGGTTCAAGTTCATATTGAGAATTACCCTAGCAGCGAAGACCAAGATATACATGTCACAAGGATCACCAGGAGAAGTAGACGACTTCAGGTATTCACTGAGGAAGTCCAGGAAGATCACAAGAAAGCAAACTTGAAAACCCCAAAAGTACCCAAAAAAGTCAGCAAAGTTGCAGAGCAATCCAAGGGCACTAAAGGTGGAACAGTGGTGAACACGGCATcaccaacaaataaaaacatgacaaaggcGCCAGAAAGAAATGGATGTATTTATGATCAAGATTTAGGAGGAATAGAAAACGTGGAGTCTGGTGAAAAAACACCTTTTATGGGACCACAAGACAATGCAAACGAGTCCATTGCTGAAGTGCCAAATCCTGAAACTTTGTCTAAAGCGAGTCCTGCCTGTTATGTCCCTGCGGTGCCGAGCTCTATAAGCccagctgaagcagctgcagtagATCCAACATTTGAAAGTCACAGTCCAAACCATATCCAGTTGGACAATTCAGCTTGCGAGACTGAGTGTGCTGGAATAGAAAATGAGGAGGATAAGAACGACAGTGAGCTGGACACTGAGCAACTGCTCAGGAGCTTCAAAGCCACTAAAAGGAAATCCTTCCATCTTGGCGGACCAAATGTGAAAAGAAGCCGTAGTTCAGACCAAGAAAACTTTCAGTGCactgaattgggaaaaaatagGCTGCACACAAAGTTGTCTGAAATCACTAACAAAGAGGCATTAAGAGACCACGAAAACTTGTCTGGTAGTGATTTCATCTCCCCTTCTATCTCACCGAGACTGAGAACAAATACAGTTGTTGAGAAAACAGATCAAGGCGTTGTAGAGGCTTCGATCCCCGAAAGCCGTTGTTCAGGTCAGGACAACAGTGGTGGTAACGGTGTCTCCAGGAATAGCATTAGTAGTCCCCTTACTCCTAATAAAGTGTCAAAGCGTGAAATAGAAAGTCCTCATCTTTCTGTTGTGCCTGAAGTGGTAGATTCTGGGCTCCATTTCGTGGCTGTCGAACAGGAGCAGCTCAATGAACCGAAGCAGCTTTATTGTCCAATGAGCGAAGAACGAGAGAGCATTACAGTGGCCAGTGCCAGCCTGAAGCATTCAGTCACCAACACTGAACAAATACTGAACACAGAATCCTCTTTAACTCCAGATGGCCTTGGAATACCCATCATACAGATTGTTGATGAAGCAAAGTCATCAAGCAATGGTAGTGGAGAGCTCAGCGCCCAATCCTCCATCAAACCCATGCCCAGGAAGAGGACGAGGGCGCAGAGGCTCGAGTCTTCATCAGACTCGTCAGCTTGCAGCGGAGAGGACTTACCAACCTTGAATGAAATTTTCGGCacatcagctcctcctgctgcagcgaCCCAGGATCAGGGAAAGTCAGATAAAGCGAACAGACGTAAGGGTcttggagctggtggaggagcgCAGTTGAGTCGTCCACCAGCATGTCCAAGCCCGGACTTTGTTAATTCCAGCCAAGCGTCTGTGGACTTGTTCGGCACACCGGATGACT GTGATGTCGCAGTAAATGACCcaagtgtttctgtggaatCGTCACAATTTTCTAGTGAAGTCCTTGTTACCCAG cAAAAGATTGAGATGAAGAATGAGCTGGTGAGGTTGGAGAAGTTGATGGCTCTGGTGTCAGAGGTGCTCCAGGAAAAAGAGGGCAGTCCCGCAAAAGAAATCCcctcaaaaacaaaccagagcaGCAAAATCACGG GCCCAGACGCTCACCGACCCCTCCGGTGCGAACAGGACACAGGTTCAGACAG GAAAGCTGTTGTAGAAGCAGAACAAGAGCCCAACATGAGACCATCTGACAGAAAAGCGGTCACACAGCCTGGTGCATCAAAGCACGGCAGCATGGCAGAGATTG CAGCGCAGCACTCCACACACGCGGGGCCGAGTGTAAAAGGCACAGCAGCCTCCAAGACACTTAGTTCAAGTTCAGCAGCCAAGACATTAAAGAGCAATGTTTCACCGTCAGATGGgcaagaagacaaagaaaatagcACCCCTCCGAGCGAGAGAAGTAAAGCAAAGATGGTGCTGGTGTCGTCTGGATTAGGACCCAGTGAACAG ATACTCGTGAAAAAGTTTGCTAAGCAGGTTGGTGCCCGTGTGGTCTCCCAGGTGACGGCAGAGGTCACCCATGTCATAATGCACACAG ATGAACAACTGGTGTGTGAGCGCACGCTGAAGTACTTCCTAGGCATCGCGGGCAGAAAGTGGGTTGTGAGCTCCCTGT GGATTTCAGAGTGcttcaaacaaaagaaagtctTAGATGAG AGTCTCTTTGAGGTGAGAGGTGATGTGGTGAATGGATCCAACCACCAGGGCCCCATGAGAGCTCGGACCACCGAAGACAACAAT CTGCTCATGAACGGCTACAAGATCTGCTTCCAAGGACCTTTTACAGACATGACTACAG atGAAATGGAGTGGATGGTGGAGCTCTGCGGAGCAGCTGTAGTCAGAGATCCTCTTCTGCTCGACAGTAAACAG AAGTCTCATCAGCTGGTCATTGTTCAGCCTGGATCGGAGTCTCCATCGTCCAGATACAGCA TCAGGTTTCCGTCTGGACACGCTGCAGTGAGCGGATGCACAAGCGTAGACATCCCTGCTGGTGCGCCCGACCCTGCACCTACCTGCCCATTAGTACCTGGACTCGAATGCGCTCGCGCCTGTGGGAGGACCTATCGGACAGTGACAGCGTGGATGAAATGGCAGCCGCTGCCAGCCCAAAGAATTAGACGGGTTCCCGACAAGAGTGGAGGGGAGTGA
- the LOC119009908 gene encoding breast cancer type 1 susceptibility protein homolog isoform X3: MKTPIATDVKKGISVLWETLQCPICLDLMETPVSTKCDHQFCKFCMMKLLDNTKQNRANCPVCKAKITKRSLQESPGFQRLVAGLQDMIQAYEHDTGTNFVTGLAQQEQQSGVIDAEATKHCDEMSSGDKPCSDRDNFENVDDDDLPKSCSSTVAAQNGFARLMELEDTSPLTTENEGLDSGLGEAPPTSDKKMHSSTDNLKPLETETSDIVEKATSTRKTREKMRVSELEESSLHPLLIPDETEHPPLRKSSRKKRKKDSEPDKILDQKQKKSLEKVAEWLMKVPTEGSLELEKPDDDTDDSDSCSSDSTIDVRQHNSDVYHKRENHAKALEEQVFGAVYKRGRRMNRSTSPGNVFVKPLKTKVRTTPDFSMKTTSDDKSDSDIEEEQQMTEEVKDTSSDILKEAEEMAVMEENDVDKYEEDLTNFTESDKNNDKEEVPCPVSDIGQPERKSMKRTRNTQQQVDSDLLEQTKSESTEQKKVDKRKGKNTKSEKCKPARVTKPLVLVEVQNGETSPKTRPRSEEVQVHIENYPSSEDQDIHVTRITRRSRRLQVFTEEVQEDHKKANLKTPKVPKKVSKVAEQSKGTKGGTVVNTASPTNKNMTKAPERNGCIYDQDLGGIENVESGEKTPFMGPQDNANESIAEVPNPETLSKASPACYVPAVPSSISPAEAAAVDPTFESHSPNHIQLDNSACETECAGIENEEDKNDSELDTEQLLRSFKATKRKSFHLGGPNVKRSRSSDQENFQCTELGKNRLHTKLSEITNKEALRDHENLSGSDFISPSISPRLRTNTVVEKTDQGVVEASIPESRCSGQDNSGGNGVSRNSISSPLTPNKVSKREIESPHLSVVPEVVDSGLHFVAVEQEQLNEPKQLYCPMSEERESITVASASLKHSVTNTEQILNTESSLTPDGLGIPIIQIVDEAKSSSNGSGELSAQSSIKPMPRKRTRAQRLESSSDSSACSGEDLPTLNEIFGTSAPPAAATQDQGKSDKANRRKGLGAGGGAQLSRPPACPSPDFVNSSQASVDLFGTPDDCDVAVNDPSVSVESSQFSSEVLVTQQKIEMKNELVRLEKLMALVSEVLQEKEGSPAKEIPSKTNQSSKITGPDAHRPLRCEQDTGSDRKAVVEAEQEPNMRPSDRKAVTQPGASKHGSMAEIAAQHSTHAGPSVKGTAASKTLSSSSAAKTLKSNVSPSDGQEDKENSTPPSERSKAKMVLVSSGLGPSEQILVKKFAKQVGARVVSQVTAEVTHVIMHTDEQLVCERTLKYFLGIAGRKWVVSSLWISECFKQKKVLDESLFEVRGDVVNGSNHQGPMRARTTEDNNLLMNGYKICFQGPFTDMTTDEMEWMVELCGAAVVRDPLLLDSKQKSHQLVIVQPGSESPSSRYSSLSRRATVLTRGWLLDTVATYTLQNYNKYTTLS; the protein is encoded by the exons ATGAAAACCCCAATAGCCACAGATGTTAAAAAGGGGATTTCAGTCCTCTGGGAGACTCTACAGTGTCCAATATG CTTGGATTTAATGGAGACACCTGTGTCTACTAAGTGTGACCATCAGTTTTGCAA ATTTTGTATGATGAAACTTTTGGACAACACCAAACAAAACAGGGCTAACTGTCCTGTGTGTAAAGCCAAGATAACCAAAAG GAGCTTACAGGAGAGTCCTGGTTTTCAGAGACTTGTCGCAGGACTGCAGGACATGATACAGGCATATGAACATGACACTGGGACAAATT tcGTAACTGGATTGgcacagcaagaacaacaaTCAGG GGTCATAGATGCTGAAGCTACCAAACATTGTGATGAGATGTCATCTGGAGACAAACCTTGCTCTGACCGTGAcaactttgaaaatgttgacGATGATGATCTTCCCAAGTCTTGTTCCTCAACTGTTGCAG CCCAGAATGGATTTGCAAGACTTATGGAGCTTGAAGACACAAGTCCTTtgacaacagaaaatgaaggcCTGGACAGTGGCCTTGGGGAGGCTCCACCAACATCTGACAAGAAAATGCACAGCTCTACAGATAATTTGAAACcactggaaacagaaacatcagatattGTGGAAAAGGCAACATCAACTCGCAAAacgagagagaaaatgagagttTCTGAATTGGAGGAATCCTCCCTTCATCCATTATTAATTCCAGACGAGACTGAACACCCTCCTTTAAGAAAGTCCTCAAGGAAGAAACGGAAAAAGGATTCGGAGCCTGACAAGATTCTTGaccaaaaacagaagaaaagtcTAGAGAAAGTTGCTGAGTGGCTCATGAAAGTTCCAACTGAAGGAAGTCTCGAGTTGGAGAAACCCGATGACGACACAGATGACTCTGACAGCTGTTCTTCTGATTCAACAATAGATGTCAGGCAACACAATAGTGATGTGTATCATAAAAGGGAGAATCATGCCAAAGCCCTTGAAGAGCAGGTGTTCGGGGCTGTCTATAAACGAGGGCGAAGAATGAACAGGAGCACCTCTCCTGGTAATGTTTTTGTCAAACCATTGAAAACTAAAGTTAGAACGACACCTGATTTTAGCATGAAAACAACCTCTGATGATAAAAGTGACAGCGATATAGAGGAAGAGCAACAAATGACAGAAGAAGTAAAGGACACcagcagtgacattttgaaagaagcagaagagatgGCCGTCATGGAGGAAAATGATGTTGACAAATATGAGGAAGACTTGACCAACTTCACAGAAAGTGACAAGAATAATGACAAAGAGGAGGTTCCCTGTCCTGTGTCTGATATTGGACAACCAGAAAGAAAGTCAATGAAAAGGACGCGAAACACTCAGCAACAGGTTGACAGCGATCTTCTGGAGCAAACTAAGTCAGAAAGCACTGAACAAAAGAAAGTTGACAAAAGgaaaggtaaaaacacaaagtcgGAAAAATGCAAGCCTGCGAGAGTGACAAAACCCCTTGTTCTGGTTGAAGTTCAAAATGGAGAAACCAGTCCTAAGACCCGACCAAGGTCAGAAGAGGTTCAAGTTCATATTGAGAATTACCCTAGCAGCGAAGACCAAGATATACATGTCACAAGGATCACCAGGAGAAGTAGACGACTTCAGGTATTCACTGAGGAAGTCCAGGAAGATCACAAGAAAGCAAACTTGAAAACCCCAAAAGTACCCAAAAAAGTCAGCAAAGTTGCAGAGCAATCCAAGGGCACTAAAGGTGGAACAGTGGTGAACACGGCATcaccaacaaataaaaacatgacaaaggcGCCAGAAAGAAATGGATGTATTTATGATCAAGATTTAGGAGGAATAGAAAACGTGGAGTCTGGTGAAAAAACACCTTTTATGGGACCACAAGACAATGCAAACGAGTCCATTGCTGAAGTGCCAAATCCTGAAACTTTGTCTAAAGCGAGTCCTGCCTGTTATGTCCCTGCGGTGCCGAGCTCTATAAGCccagctgaagcagctgcagtagATCCAACATTTGAAAGTCACAGTCCAAACCATATCCAGTTGGACAATTCAGCTTGCGAGACTGAGTGTGCTGGAATAGAAAATGAGGAGGATAAGAACGACAGTGAGCTGGACACTGAGCAACTGCTCAGGAGCTTCAAAGCCACTAAAAGGAAATCCTTCCATCTTGGCGGACCAAATGTGAAAAGAAGCCGTAGTTCAGACCAAGAAAACTTTCAGTGCactgaattgggaaaaaatagGCTGCACACAAAGTTGTCTGAAATCACTAACAAAGAGGCATTAAGAGACCACGAAAACTTGTCTGGTAGTGATTTCATCTCCCCTTCTATCTCACCGAGACTGAGAACAAATACAGTTGTTGAGAAAACAGATCAAGGCGTTGTAGAGGCTTCGATCCCCGAAAGCCGTTGTTCAGGTCAGGACAACAGTGGTGGTAACGGTGTCTCCAGGAATAGCATTAGTAGTCCCCTTACTCCTAATAAAGTGTCAAAGCGTGAAATAGAAAGTCCTCATCTTTCTGTTGTGCCTGAAGTGGTAGATTCTGGGCTCCATTTCGTGGCTGTCGAACAGGAGCAGCTCAATGAACCGAAGCAGCTTTATTGTCCAATGAGCGAAGAACGAGAGAGCATTACAGTGGCCAGTGCCAGCCTGAAGCATTCAGTCACCAACACTGAACAAATACTGAACACAGAATCCTCTTTAACTCCAGATGGCCTTGGAATACCCATCATACAGATTGTTGATGAAGCAAAGTCATCAAGCAATGGTAGTGGAGAGCTCAGCGCCCAATCCTCCATCAAACCCATGCCCAGGAAGAGGACGAGGGCGCAGAGGCTCGAGTCTTCATCAGACTCGTCAGCTTGCAGCGGAGAGGACTTACCAACCTTGAATGAAATTTTCGGCacatcagctcctcctgctgcagcgaCCCAGGATCAGGGAAAGTCAGATAAAGCGAACAGACGTAAGGGTcttggagctggtggaggagcgCAGTTGAGTCGTCCACCAGCATGTCCAAGCCCGGACTTTGTTAATTCCAGCCAAGCGTCTGTGGACTTGTTCGGCACACCGGATGACT GTGATGTCGCAGTAAATGACCcaagtgtttctgtggaatCGTCACAATTTTCTAGTGAAGTCCTTGTTACCCAG cAAAAGATTGAGATGAAGAATGAGCTGGTGAGGTTGGAGAAGTTGATGGCTCTGGTGTCAGAGGTGCTCCAGGAAAAAGAGGGCAGTCCCGCAAAAGAAATCCcctcaaaaacaaaccagagcaGCAAAATCACGG GCCCAGACGCTCACCGACCCCTCCGGTGCGAACAGGACACAGGTTCAGACAG GAAAGCTGTTGTAGAAGCAGAACAAGAGCCCAACATGAGACCATCTGACAGAAAAGCGGTCACACAGCCTGGTGCATCAAAGCACGGCAGCATGGCAGAGATTG CAGCGCAGCACTCCACACACGCGGGGCCGAGTGTAAAAGGCACAGCAGCCTCCAAGACACTTAGTTCAAGTTCAGCAGCCAAGACATTAAAGAGCAATGTTTCACCGTCAGATGGgcaagaagacaaagaaaatagcACCCCTCCGAGCGAGAGAAGTAAAGCAAAGATGGTGCTGGTGTCGTCTGGATTAGGACCCAGTGAACAG ATACTCGTGAAAAAGTTTGCTAAGCAGGTTGGTGCCCGTGTGGTCTCCCAGGTGACGGCAGAGGTCACCCATGTCATAATGCACACAG ATGAACAACTGGTGTGTGAGCGCACGCTGAAGTACTTCCTAGGCATCGCGGGCAGAAAGTGGGTTGTGAGCTCCCTGT GGATTTCAGAGTGcttcaaacaaaagaaagtctTAGATGAG AGTCTCTTTGAGGTGAGAGGTGATGTGGTGAATGGATCCAACCACCAGGGCCCCATGAGAGCTCGGACCACCGAAGACAACAAT CTGCTCATGAACGGCTACAAGATCTGCTTCCAAGGACCTTTTACAGACATGACTACAG atGAAATGGAGTGGATGGTGGAGCTCTGCGGAGCAGCTGTAGTCAGAGATCCTCTTCTGCTCGACAGTAAACAG AAGTCTCATCAGCTGGTCATTGTTCAGCCTGGATCGGAGTCTCCATCGTCCAGATACAGCA GTCTCTCTAGACGAGCTACAGTGCTGACGCGTGGTTGGCTGTTGGACACCGTGGCAACCTACACACTCCAGAACTACAACAAGTACACAACATTGAGCTGA